The sequence AAACATCTTTTCCTTGCACCACCAGCACCGAACAAGGGGCATAATGAACCACATGGTTACTAACACTGCCTAAAAAGACTTCTGCTAATCCTCTGCGTCCTCTGCGTCCTAAAATGACTAAATCGACATCACAAGTTTTTGCCATTTCCCGAATCCAGCTACTGGGATCGCCAATGCGCCAAGAATATTCGACGGGTAAGCCTTCTGCTTGTACTTTTTGGGCGCAACTTTCTAACCAAGATTCCACTTCTTGGGTTTGGGTTTCAATATGTTCTTGTACGGAAGAAGAGAGACTGAGAACATTTTGACCATAGATGCCACTGTAAGCGTCGATGTTACGACCGTCAAACATGAGGGCATGGAATAAAATCAGTTCTGCCTGAGTGGGTTTCGCGATCGCGATCGCTTGTTTTAATATAGTTTCAGATTGAAAAGAGCGATCTAAAGCGACTAAAATTTTCTGATAAGTCATCGGAAAAGCCTCATTGTAAGATAGACAACACAAATCAGGAATAATAAGATGAGAAATTATGACCTCATGACAGAGGTAGTGGTATGAAACAACACTGGGAATGTTATTTCCTAGCGCGATCGTTGGTATGCTTAGGGAGGATTCGGAAACTCATCTTTATATGAAATTCATTAATTCATGTTACACATAGATGACACAGGATTACTCTCACCCCCTCGCCCTTTCTCTTCCCTTCGATTGCCTTTGGTAGTGTCGCTGAACCAGTAATTTGGGATTCTGTGAGGACCGAAGAATCACCGTCCTTCTAGGGCGGTGAGGATGTCAGTTAACTATTTTCCTACATCATCAATGATTTTTCTC comes from Halothece sp. PCC 7418 and encodes:
- a CDS encoding universal stress protein, with translation MTYQKILVALDRSFQSETILKQAIAIAKPTQAELILFHALMFDGRNIDAYSGIYGQNVLSLSSSVQEHIETQTQEVESWLESCAQKVQAEGLPVEYSWRIGDPSSWIREMAKTCDVDLVILGRRGRRGLAEVFLGSVSNHVVHYAPCSVLVVQGKDVSESEES